From Chloroflexota bacterium, one genomic window encodes:
- a CDS encoding SDR family oxidoreductase translates to MRLEGKIAIVTGGGRGIGRAIALALAREGADVVVSARTRSEIEAVADEIRGLGRKALVIPADVTVAQEVEQLVEQTLNEFGHIDILVNSAGGIPYELYDRPGPFRMPKGIWETEEATWDRIIASNLKSVFLCMKAVLPHMIDRGQGDIVNIASRLGREPTAVEGSYPAAKHAVISLTQTTALQTKAYGIRVNAVSPGMVDTPGQRRFLETFLPGRELPPMMSAESVAAAVVYLLCDTPREMTGQSIDLFGIG, encoded by the coding sequence ATGCGCTTAGAGGGGAAGATCGCCATCGTCACGGGCGGCGGGCGGGGGATCGGCCGGGCCATCGCGTTGGCCCTGGCGCGGGAAGGTGCCGACGTGGTCGTCTCCGCCCGCACGCGATCGGAGATCGAGGCCGTAGCTGATGAGATCCGGGGCCTGGGGCGCAAAGCCCTGGTGATCCCGGCCGACGTCACCGTGGCCCAGGAGGTCGAGCAGCTCGTGGAGCAAACCCTCAATGAATTCGGGCATATCGACATCCTGGTCAACAGCGCGGGGGGCATCCCCTATGAGCTGTATGATCGCCCCGGCCCGTTTCGAATGCCGAAGGGCATATGGGAGACTGAGGAGGCCACCTGGGATCGCATCATCGCGTCGAATCTGAAAAGCGTCTTCCTTTGTATGAAGGCCGTCCTCCCTCATATGATCGATCGAGGCCAGGGCGACATCGTGAACATCGCCTCCCGGCTGGGCCGGGAGCCCACGGCCGTGGAGGGATCCTATCCGGCGGCGAAGCACGCCGTCATCTCGCTGACCCAGACGACCGCGCTGCAGACGAAGGCGTATGGCATACGGGTGAACGCCGTGTCCCCCGGCATGGTGGACACCCCTGGCCAGCGTCGGTTCCTGGAGACGTTCCTCCCCGGCCGGGAACTCCCGCCGATGATGAGCGCGGAGTCCGTGGCCGCCGCGGTCGTTTATCTGCTGTGCGACACGCCCAGAGAGATGACGGGCCAGTCGATCGATCTGTTCGGGATAGGGTGA